One stretch of Medicago truncatula cultivar Jemalong A17 unplaced genomic scaffold, MtrunA17r5.0-ANR MtrunA17Chr0c05, whole genome shotgun sequence DNA includes these proteins:
- the LOC25479698 gene encoding uncharacterized protein isoform X2, which yields MSSNNYEYICPNHRLIRNLGGNGTMVTIQYSGVKLVSIRRFHWVKGERRPSKGISLTVQQWLNLKKNMDAIEKAYHERSAYSESDPDDEIVVCDLGSSKDGHKMVCVKSWKKQIRIDIRECYFEDGIRKNGRKVACYGGVA from the exons ATGTCTTCAAACAATTATGAATACATTTGTCCTAATCATCGTTTGATACGCAAC CTTGGAGGAAATGGCACAATGGTGACAATCCAATACTCGGGTGTAAAACTTGTGTCAATTCGGAGGTTTCATTGGGTGAAAGGCGAGAGACGTCCTTCTAAAG GAATAAGTTTGACAGTGCAGCAGTGGTTaaacttaaagaaaaatatggaTGCGATTGAAAAGGCCTATCATGAAAGGAGTGCATATTCAGAATCCGATCCCGACGACGAAATCGTTGTCTGTGATCTTGGTTCCTCAAAAGATGGACACAAGATGGTTTGCGTGAAGTCTTGGAAGAAACAGATTCGGATCGACATTCGCGAATGTTACTTTGAAGATGGCATCCGGAAGAATGGCAGAAAAG TAGCGTGCTATGGCGGTGTGGCATAG
- the LOC25479698 gene encoding uncharacterized protein isoform X3 produces MSSNNYEYICPNHRLIRNLGGNGTMVTIQYSGVKLVSIRRFHWVKGERRPSKGISLTVQQWLNLKKNMDAIEKAYHERSAYSESDPDDEIVVCDLGSSKDGHKMVCVKSWKKQIRIDIRECYFEDGIRKNGRKACYGGVA; encoded by the exons ATGTCTTCAAACAATTATGAATACATTTGTCCTAATCATCGTTTGATACGCAAC CTTGGAGGAAATGGCACAATGGTGACAATCCAATACTCGGGTGTAAAACTTGTGTCAATTCGGAGGTTTCATTGGGTGAAAGGCGAGAGACGTCCTTCTAAAG GAATAAGTTTGACAGTGCAGCAGTGGTTaaacttaaagaaaaatatggaTGCGATTGAAAAGGCCTATCATGAAAGGAGTGCATATTCAGAATCCGATCCCGACGACGAAATCGTTGTCTGTGATCTTGGTTCCTCAAAAGATGGACACAAGATGGTTTGCGTGAAGTCTTGGAAGAAACAGATTCGGATCGACATTCGCGAATGTTACTTTGAAGATGGCATCCGGAAGAATGGCAGAAAAG CGTGCTATGGCGGTGTGGCATAG
- the LOC25479698 gene encoding uncharacterized protein isoform X1 gives MSSNNYEYICPNHRLIRNLGGNGTMVTIQYSGVKLVSIRRFHWVKGERRPSKGISLTVQQWLNLKKNMDAIEKAYHERSAYSESDPDDEIVVCDLGSSKDGHKMVCVKSWKKQIRIDIRECYFEDGIRKNGRKGISLPMKRWIKLRSCIRQIDNAVDKELRKLRKLQKH, from the exons ATGTCTTCAAACAATTATGAATACATTTGTCCTAATCATCGTTTGATACGCAAC CTTGGAGGAAATGGCACAATGGTGACAATCCAATACTCGGGTGTAAAACTTGTGTCAATTCGGAGGTTTCATTGGGTGAAAGGCGAGAGACGTCCTTCTAAAG GAATAAGTTTGACAGTGCAGCAGTGGTTaaacttaaagaaaaatatggaTGCGATTGAAAAGGCCTATCATGAAAGGAGTGCATATTCAGAATCCGATCCCGACGACGAAATCGTTGTCTGTGATCTTGGTTCCTCAAAAGATGGACACAAGATGGTTTGCGTGAAGTCTTGGAAGAAACAGATTCGGATCGACATTCGCGAATGTTACTTTGAAGATGGCATCCGGAAGAATGGCAGAAAAG GTATCTCATTACCCATGAAGCGGTGGATTAAGCTTCGCAGCTGCATTCGACAAATAGACAATGCAGTGGACAAAGAACTTAGGAAACTTAGGAAATTGCAGAAGCATTAG